One window of the Catenulispora sp. EB89 genome contains the following:
- a CDS encoding BTAD domain-containing putative transcriptional regulator, translating to MSSTVWFGLLGPVDIRLDGVPSPLPSARTRALLAALLCQANRVVSVDGLVDAVWGADPPDGAVTTLRSHVMRLRRCLGPEAGRLETVAPGYRILLDPGTELDTRIFVARCQAGHAAAAAGDWPTAARLAAEALALWRGEPLADVPSELLHLEEAAAWAELRVEAIELRARADIALGRAADAVAALRRLAADHPHREPAYALLMSALAAADRRAEALQVYRLLRSVLVRDLGMEPSPELRALHQGILAMDAGRKVAVADGAGDAATAQIVSAETVSAEIVSAEPEGDDEPNAAFVAWPTPRALPWDTADFTGREAELHCVIDAVTQSLEQCAAFAAVIDGMPGVGKSALAIHASHLLTDRFPDGQLYADLLGSSPSPADPRDVLTSFLRLLGISPDDLPTSDLERAALYRSLLAERQVLVLLDDVHDTAQLAPLIPSAPGSALLATTRDRRVGIAGALRVALSPLTPPASHALLTRIAGADRTAAEPEATAQILAACAGLPLALRAAGSRIAARPTWHLADLAGRLTRPNAADAVCFFDELRFGDHDVRATFETGFTALAATDPGNTLVNSLCLLGLWNGTELGLPVAAALLGQPPAAAEQILERLVDLNLLQSPRHGRYQLHALIREFAAVKADSLLTADQRQQAADLWRLPHARSADSSADSPALRDDGLSQPS from the coding sequence GTGAGCTCTACCGTTTGGTTCGGGCTGTTGGGTCCGGTGGACATCCGGCTGGACGGTGTCCCCTCGCCCCTGCCGTCGGCCCGGACCAGGGCTTTGCTGGCCGCGCTGCTGTGCCAGGCCAACCGCGTGGTGAGCGTGGACGGGCTCGTGGACGCGGTTTGGGGCGCCGACCCGCCGGACGGCGCGGTGACGACGCTGCGCAGCCACGTGATGCGCCTGCGCCGCTGCCTGGGCCCGGAGGCCGGCCGCCTGGAGACCGTCGCCCCCGGCTACCGCATCCTGCTCGACCCCGGCACCGAGCTGGACACCAGGATCTTCGTGGCGCGCTGCCAGGCCGGCCACGCCGCGGCCGCGGCCGGCGACTGGCCCACGGCGGCCCGCCTCGCCGCCGAGGCGTTGGCACTGTGGCGCGGTGAGCCGCTGGCCGACGTCCCCTCCGAACTCCTGCACCTGGAGGAGGCCGCGGCCTGGGCCGAGCTGCGGGTGGAGGCGATCGAGCTGCGGGCCCGCGCGGACATCGCGCTGGGCCGCGCCGCCGACGCCGTGGCCGCGCTGCGCCGCCTGGCCGCCGACCACCCGCACCGCGAACCCGCCTACGCGCTGCTGATGTCCGCGCTGGCCGCCGCCGACCGCCGGGCCGAGGCGCTGCAGGTGTACCGGCTGCTGCGCTCGGTGCTGGTCCGGGACCTGGGCATGGAGCCGAGCCCTGAGTTGCGGGCGCTGCATCAGGGGATATTGGCGATGGACGCCGGGAGGAAGGTGGCGGTCGCCGACGGGGCCGGCGACGCCGCGACTGCCCAGATTGTGTCCGCCGAGACTGTGTCCGCCGAGATCGTGTCGGCCGAGCCGGAGGGCGACGACGAGCCGAACGCCGCTTTCGTCGCCTGGCCCACGCCGCGCGCGCTGCCTTGGGACACGGCTGATTTCACCGGCCGCGAGGCCGAGCTTCACTGCGTCATCGACGCGGTCACGCAATCCTTGGAGCAGTGTGCCGCCTTCGCCGCGGTCATCGACGGCATGCCCGGCGTCGGCAAGAGCGCCCTCGCGATCCACGCGTCCCACCTGCTCACCGACCGCTTCCCCGACGGCCAGCTCTACGCCGACCTGCTCGGCAGCTCACCGTCACCAGCTGATCCGCGCGACGTCCTCACCTCCTTCCTGCGCCTGCTCGGCATCTCCCCGGACGACCTGCCGACCTCCGACCTGGAACGCGCCGCGCTCTACCGCAGCCTGCTGGCCGAGCGCCAGGTACTGGTCCTGCTCGACGACGTCCACGACACCGCGCAGCTGGCCCCGCTCATCCCCTCCGCCCCGGGATCGGCCCTGCTGGCGACCACGCGGGACCGCCGCGTCGGCATAGCCGGCGCACTGCGCGTCGCACTCAGCCCCCTGACACCGCCCGCGTCGCACGCACTGCTGACCCGCATCGCCGGCGCCGACCGCACCGCCGCCGAACCCGAGGCCACCGCCCAGATCCTGGCCGCCTGCGCCGGACTCCCACTGGCCCTGCGCGCCGCCGGCAGCCGCATCGCCGCCCGCCCCACCTGGCATCTCGCCGACCTGGCCGGCCGCCTCACGCGCCCGAACGCTGCCGACGCTGTGTGCTTCTTCGACGAGCTCCGGTTCGGCGACCACGACGTCCGCGCGACCTTCGAGACCGGATTCACAGCGCTCGCGGCCACGGACCCCGGCAACACGCTGGTGAACTCGTTGTGCCTCCTGGGTTTATGGAACGGTACGGAACTGGGTCTCCCAGTCGCCGCCGCCCTGCTCGGACAGCCACCCGCCGCCGCCGAACAGATCCTGGAGCGCCTGGTCGACCTGAACCTGCTCCAATCCCCCCGCCACGGCCGATACCAGCTCCACGCCCTGATCCGCGAGTTCGCCGCCGTGAAGGCCGACAGCCTGCTCACCGCCGACCAGCGCCAACAGGCCGCCGACCTCTGGCGCCTGCCCCACGCCCGCTCGGCGGACAGCTCGGCGGACAGCCCGGCGCTACGGGACGACGGCTTGTCCCAACCCTCGTAA